The genomic stretch GGCGCGTCGTCGCCTCCGGGCTTTCGTCGGTGCAGGTCACGGTCACGTCGGCCTCGGCGTACAGGGGGTGGCGCGCGGCCATCAGGCGCGTCAGCACCTCGACCGGGTCGGCATTGAGGAACATCGGGCGATGTTCGCGCCCCGCCACGCGGCGCAGCAGGGTGGGCAGGGCGCAACGCAGCCAGATGGTGGCGGCGCCGGACTGCTTGATGGCCGCGCGCGTCGCGTGGTCGGCGAAGGCGCCGCCGCCGGTCGCCAGCACCACCGGCGGGCCGGCCAGCAGCCTGGTGATGACGCGCCGTTCCCCGTCGCGGAAATGCGGTTCGCCATAGCGGGCGAAGATTTCCGTGATCGGCATGCCGGCGGCCGATTCGATCTCGGTATCGGCATCGCGGAAGGGCAGGCCGAGCCGCGCGGCCAGGCGCCGCCCGATGGCGGTCTTGCCCGCACCCGGCATGCCGACCAGCACGACCGCGCGCGCCGCCGCCGGCTGCGGGGCCGGGTCGGGGTGGGGATCGAGGCGGTCTTCGTCGGGAAGATCGAGGGCGGAGTTGCGCGACACGGGGGCGGAGGCTAGCACACAACGGCAAATCCGGTGAGGGAGCCGCCGCGCCTGATGTCCCGCAGCCCGTTCATGTTGATCCTGCTGCTGGTGCTCGGCGCCGTGGCGGTCGGGCTGTTGGCGCTGGGCGCCTTCCCCCCGGCCGTGGCGCCGCAGGCGGTCGAGCGCGCCCTGCCGAACGACCGCTTCAGCACGGGGCGGTGACCTCCCGCCACGTCGAGGCCTTCCTGGAAATGCTGGCCGCCGAGCGCGGCGCGGCACGCAACACCCTGGCTGCCTATGCCGCGGACCTGGCCGATTTCACCGCCTTCGCCGCCGCGCGCGGCACCGCGGTGCATGCGGCCGATGCCGACACGCTGCGCGCCTGGGTCGAGAGCCTGGCCGCGGCCGGATTCGCCGCGCGCACACAGGCGCGCCGCCTGTCCGCCATCCGGCAGTTCCACCGTTTCCTGGCGGCCGAGAGCATCCGCCCGGACGACCCAACCGAATTGCTGGAAAGCCCGCGCCTGCCCGCCAGCCTCCCGCGCGCGCTAAGCGAGGCCGAGGTCGAATCGCTGATCGATGCCGCGGCCGCGCTGCCAGGCCGGCGCGGCCCGGTCGCCGCCGCGGTGGTCGAACTGCTCTATTGTTCCGGCCTGCGCGCGAGCGAACTGGTCGCCCTGCCTGCCGGCGCGCTGCGGGCCGAGGAAGGCCTGGTCGCGGTACGCGGCAAGGGCGGCAAGGAGCGCCTGGTGCCGATCTCGGCCCGCGCGCGGACCCTGGCCCTGGCGGCGCGCACCGAGGCCGCCGAACGCGCCGGCCCGCGCGCGGCCCGTTGGCTGTTTCCCTCCCGCGCCGCATCGGGGCATCTGACGCGGCAGTCGCTCGGCCTGCTGCTCAAGGAGGTGGCGCTGGCGGCCGGGCTCGACCCCGCCCGGGTCAGCCCGCATGTGCTGCGGCATTCCTTCGCGACGCATCTGCTGGCGCGCGGGGCGGATCTGCGCAGCCTGCAGGTGCTGCTGGGCCATGCCGATATCGCGACGGTGCAGATCTACACGAAGGTGCTGGAGGACCGGCTGAAGGCGCTGGTGGAGCAGCACCATCCGCTGGCCCGATGAACCTCCGGTCCCGCGATGCCGCTTATTCGCCCGGCCAACGTGGCCAACGAGCAGGGTCGGCCTGCCGCGCATTGCTTCGCAACGCAAAGGCCCGATCGAGGATCCTGCGCTCCAAACCGGTTGCCGAAGCATGCGCCGTTGCCCCCGGGACCGGGGTGCCTGCCGTCATGCGGTCGATGCGCACGCGAAGCATGTCCCGCCTCAGGCGGCGCGACGGCATGACGTCGACCGTGACACGGAACAGATCATCGGCGGCTGCCCGGTCCTGGATCAGGATAATCGCCGCGGCGGATGCGTCGTCGTCAGGTGACCACCATGCGGTCTGCACCCGCTCCGGAATGGCATCGGACGAAGGCAGGCCGGTGAAGCCAAGGATCTCAAGAACCGCCTGCCAAACGAAGGCCGTCTCGTCCGGATTGACAGGCTGGCGACCGGAATTCGCCAGCCACCACGATCGAGCGGCGCTATCCGTCGGCTGCGACCCATGGGAAAAAACTGCAGATCGTGTGGGCAGCGGAAACGCAAGGACCGACAGCGCAGCGATCGTCCGCCTGGTCAGCCTGGCTCGGCAGAGCAAGCTCTGGAGCGGTGGTTCGGCGACGGTGCGGTCGGGAGGCGCTGGCAAATCCATCTCCTGCGGAGCGGCAGGTTAGCGTCGTGCTTGCACGGGCGCCGAGGAACTTGGCGGGACCGATTCGATCCGTCCACCACAACCAGGGGTCTCGCGCCCGGCCCGGAATTCCGCTAACCCCCCGCCGCCATGCGCCACTTCCTGGACTTCGAGAAGCCGATCGCCGAGCTGGAGGGCAAGATCGAGGAGCTGCGTCGGACCACCGACGCCGGCGGGATCGACGTTGCCGACGAGGTCGGCAAGCTGCGGGACAAGGCGCAGTCGCTGCTCAAGACCACCTACGCCAAGCTCACGCCCTGGCAGAAGGCACAGGTGGCGCGCCACCCCGACCGCCCGCACGCCACCGACTACATCGACGCGCTGATCGAGGACTTCACGCCGCTCGCCGGCGACCGCGCCTATGCCGACGACCTGGCCGTGGTCGGCGGCATGGGCCGCTTCC from Roseomonas fluvialis encodes the following:
- a CDS encoding tyrosine recombinase, encoding MLAAERGAARNTLAAYAADLADFTAFAAARGTAVHAADADTLRAWVESLAAAGFAARTQARRLSAIRQFHRFLAAESIRPDDPTELLESPRLPASLPRALSEAEVESLIDAAAALPGRRGPVAAAVVELLYCSGLRASELVALPAGALRAEEGLVAVRGKGGKERLVPISARARTLALAARTEAAERAGPRAARWLFPSRAASGHLTRQSLGLLLKEVALAAGLDPARVSPHVLRHSFATHLLARGADLRSLQVLLGHADIATVQIYTKVLEDRLKALVEQHHPLAR